GAAGTCTGAGCAGTAGAAAGTGCGTAGTTGATACCGGTTCTGCCCCTTGTATCATTAAATCCTTCTGTATGGAAGGTAGTGTGTTCATTATAGTTTGAGTTGAGGTCACCTAGTATCAAATATTCAGTGTTTTCGGGGAGGGAATTCAGTCTTTGTTTAAGTATGTTAGCTGCTTTAAGTCTACTGCTTTCTTCATTGAATTTTGAAGGCCAATGGTTGATAAACAACTTTAAACTATCCTGCTCAATCCGTACATCTGCTTCAAGTATAGAGCGATACCTGTGTGATGAACCAAAATGAACCGGATGACTTCTGAATCTGATTATTGGAAAACGGGACATCAGGGCAGTAGTAACAGCAGAAGTGGACTTTGCAACACTGAGGTAAGGGTAATGGGCACCTCTGTTTTTTAAAGTATCATTTAGTTCTCGTAATACCCTGATGTTTTCGACTTCGCATAACCCCATCAGATCTGCTTCAAGAGCTTCGATTACATCTGCTGTAAGACTAACCTTTCTTTGCTGAATTTCTTCAGTCCAGTTGAAAGCTCCTGGTCTGTATTCTCGATACTCGGTGCCATCCAGAACGAAATCAAAAAGATTTTCTACATTATAAAAAGCAACGGTAACAGTATCTGGCCACTTCCCGTCCGGGCTAAAAATAATATCTCTTTTGCGCCCATCAGTGCAATAAAACTCTATACAAATTAGTAAAATGCATAGCAAAAGCGTGCACTTCTTCATTAGCTTCTCACAAAGTCTTATTGTTTGCAGGAAAAAAGCATTACTGAGAGTTGTAAGTATATTTCTGAATATAAATGGTGCAGTTTTGCAGGCACTAAGTTTCTTGAAAAAAAACTGAACATTAATCAATTTTAATAAGTACTATGGATTTTATATAAATGTCTAAATTTAGGGGTGAAACTTGAAAGCAAAAATTGGGTTTATTACGATACTATTATTGTCTTTGAGTGTTTTCTCTGCCTTTTTGCCAGAACCGGTTAGCTGGAGCGGCATATCACATATCAGAGAAGGAAGGTTTGAGCAGGCACTTGAGGAGGCCAAAAAAGACAGTTTGGTTGCGGACTCATCTTTTCACTTTTTCAAAAAAGGGATACTTTATGCTAACATGAATAATTTTGAGAAGGCATTAGAACATCTTGAGTTTGTGGTATCCCAGGATGGTGATTTGGTGCCACTTGCACATGAGCTGATTGCAACTATCAAAGCAGAAAAAGGGGATGTAGAGTCTGCGCTGACCTCTTACGGAGCAGTATTAAGCTATTCACTGCCGGAGCGGTTTCGGTTTCAGGTGTTTGAACAGGTACATAAATTAGTTAGCCAGGATTCCTTAAAGTCTGATGAATCTTGGTTTCGTGACTATAAGGCCTGGGCATCAGAGTACGAAAAAGTAGATGCTGAAAAGTTTAGAAATAGATATCTTTCGTTAGCAGATAAGGAAAAATGGGAAGAACTAAACACTCTGATTAATTCCTCATTACCTAATCTAAGTAATCGGGAAGTATGCAGGCTAATAGCCGATCTGTTTGTGGGTGAGGGGAGTATTAACTCAGAATTATCTACAGAGCTTATATTCTCATTGGCTCAAAGGGCTCACCGCTGCCAAAGTCATGCTACAGCAGATCGTCTGCTCTCAGATGCACGCAAACGGAGCGATTTTACGGATGTTGTTTCAGGGTCTCAGGCTTTACGTCTGGAGGCAGATATCGCCTACTCAAGAGCCCAGTACCAACGCTCTGCAGATCTCTATTCTCAATACGACAGGCGCTTTGGCAACAAATCTGAAATAATAATGCAGATTGCCCGTTCTCATCGGCGCTTGGGTGATCACCAGACCGCTAATCGCTGGTATGACCGCCACCTTGAGCTTTATCCGGCAAGCGCAAGCTCCGGGGAGATCCTTTGGTTAAGAGCCTGGCAGAGCGAAGAAGCAAATGATTTTGCCAAAGCTGCATCTTATTACAGGAGAATAATTTCCAGATCAAGTGGCAGAAGGGTTCATGAGTCACATATCCGTCTTGCCTTGACTCATTATCGTGTGGGAGAGTATGAAAGCGCACTCTCAGTTTTAAGAACTTTTCAGCGTCAGTTTCCCTCCTCAACAATGCGCTGGGCCGCTATGTTTTGGCAGGGTAAAAACCTACTTGCCTTAGATCTTGATGAAGAGGCATCAAAAGTATTTAGAGATTTAATCAGGCTTGATCCTGCCGACTATTATGCTCACAGAGCTCGTCAGATATTAGATGAGCAAGGGGAGGTAGTAAGTGATTTAACGTTTCACCCTGCTGCTGACTTTGAAGATGTGCGAACATGGCTTGATAAGATATCGCCTTCCGGGAAAAAAACACTGTCCAGGGAAGATAGCACCAATTTGCGTCTGGGTGCTATGCTAATAATGATGGGGCGGGCAGAGGATGCAGTTCATTTTCTAAGGGAGATGGAGGTTAACTATCATAGAAACCTGAGTCTGCAGTTTGAGTTGGCTACTATGTTTTCGATGGGCGGTGCTGAGGCTCAGGCTTTTAGTGTAGCAAGAAGGCTTGCCTGGCGTATCCCGGTGGAGCACAGAGAAAAATTACCCGTAGCGGTATATAATATAATGTACCCTGCCTTTTTCTCCGATAGGATTGTTGAATATTCAGAGTATTTTGATGTTGATCCCTTACTGGTGAGCGCTGTGATGCGTCAGGAGAGTATCTTTGACTATCAAATTGTTTCACCTGCCGGTGCAATTGGGTTAATGCAGATTATGCCGGCAACAGGGGAGTTAATAGCGGGTAATCTTGAGGAAGAGTTTGAAGTGGATTACCTGTACAATCCTGATTTAAACATACGCTTTGGCACCTATTATATCAGAAAACGTCTAAATGACTTTGATAACAGTATCCCTCTTATGCTCGCTTCTTATAATGCTGGGCCAAATAATGCCAGGAGGTGGAAAAATCGCAGCGGAGATTCAGAGTACGATCTTTTCATTGAGGATATAGGATTTACCGAGACAAGAAATTATATCAAAAAGGTTCTTGGTAATTACTGGACGTACCAACAACTGGTCCAGGCACCTGAATACCTCTACTCTGGATTTATAACTGAATGATTTAAATTTTGTTATTTGTAGGTAGACACTACTGTTTTGAGCACCCGAACTTGCGTTTGGGTGCTCAAAGCTCTTATATTTCTAATTATTTTTCCATTTTCTTTATATGTTCTAACAGGGCGGCTTCAAAGTTATACCATGAGGAGGTTTTTATGTTGAAGCGTTTAATTCCGGTCCTTGCCTTGAGTGCTATTTTTTCTGTTCAGGGCGATGAGGTAGTAGCTGACTCAATATCCTATGAAACACCAGTTGAATGGCAGATTTTTTCAGCCCCACTCCCCGTAAATACATTCGCTCTTCAGGGGCAGACCCTATGGTATGCTACTGATGAAGAAGTTGTTGCACAACCGTTGAGACAACAGCGGGTTCAAAATTATACCCAATTAGGTTCGGTTACAGGGGTTGGGGTGACCTCAATTGTGACTGATGCTTCCGGGAATGTTTGGTTTGGGAGCCCCGAAGGAGTAGCTGTAAGAAGAGGTAACTCGTTTAGCTCATACACAGAAGAAGACGGGCTTCCTGGAAACAATGTACTATCGGTGGCTGCTGCCCCTAATGGCGGGGTCTGGGTCGGTACAGAATCCGGGGCTGCACTATATAGTAATGGTAGCTGGCAAGCTTTTACCACTGAGGACGGACTTGCAGGTGATAAAGTTCAGGCACTGGTGGTGGACAGCAAAGGCACTGTATGGTTTGGTACTAACAGAGGAATTTCTGAGTACAATGGTACTTCCTGGACAACTCATGATATGAGAAGTGGTCTAAGCTGGAATGACACAAAGGCGCTGGGGTATGATGAGCGCAGAGGCGTTGTTTGGGCAGCCGTTGGTGAACGAGATGTGAATAGCTTTGATGGCAATGAATGGCGTGTCTTTATGGGAATAGAACCAGATATCACTTCTATTATGGTAGATACCAGTGGTAGAGTATGGTTTGGGACCAGGACTGGCTTGTTGCGTTTTAATGGGGAGATTTGGGTTGATGATATTGCTCGTTTAGGTCCCCCGGTTGCACAGGTGTTTGGCATGCACATGGATCAGAGCGGCAATCTTTGGTTTGCTATGGAATCTGGTGTCCTGCGTTATTCAAACCCTTATCGGTAAGCTCTGCTATGGCATGATAATTGCGACCGACAATTCTACTCTGGTTTAATTACCACGCCTGAAAAGCCCATTAGGTGATTTTTCTGAAATTAAGAGGCCGTCTGTTCTTAAATTCCGGAAAATACTGATGGGCTTTTGATAATAGAACCAACTTAAAGGCGATAACACATTAACATTCAATTGATCTCCAGGGAGGAGTTGCATCGTATGGAAAGAATCAAAGTCGCGGTTGTGGGGGTTGGGAATTGTGTAAGTTCTCTTTTGCAGGGAATAGAATATTATCGTCAAAAAAGTGCTGAAGAGGCCATCGGCTTGATGCACTGGGATATTGGTGGTTATACCCCCGATAGTATCGAAGTTGTAGCCGCTTTTGACATCGATAAGCGTAAGGTAGGGCTTGATATAAATGATGCGATCTTTGCCAAACCCAACTGCACTACGGTGTTTTGCCCTGATATGCCCAAAACCGGCGTGAAGGTGCAAATGGGCGCTGTGCTTGATGGCTATTCGCAACATATGAAAAATTATGATGAAAATGATACTTTTGTGCTTAGCGATTCTCCTCAGAAAGATTGTGATGCAGTAGTTAAAAGCCTTAAAGATTCCGGTGCTGAAATAATGCTTAACTATTTGCCCGTGGGATCTGAAGAGGCTACCAGATTTTATGCCCAGTGTGCACTGGATGCAAAAGTTGCTTTTGTAAATAACATTCCCGTGTTTATAGCCAGTGATCCTGTTTGGGCTAAAAAGTTTGAACAGCACAACCTCCCCTTAATTGGTGATGATATTAAAGCCCAGCTTGGTGCAACTATTACCCACCGCACACTTACAGATTTGTTCAAAAAACGTGGTGTAAAGCTAGAACGAACCTATCAACTCAATACTGGTGGGAACACCGATTTTTTGAATATGCTTAACAAAAATCGGTTAAAATCAAAGAAAAAATCTAAAACTGAAGCGGTGCAGGCTGTTACCGCACAAAGGCTTGAAGATCGGGATATTCACGTAGGGCCATCAGACTATGTTCCATGGCAAAACGACCAGAAAATCTGTTTTATCCGTATGGAGGGAAAGCTTTTTGGTGATGTTCCCATGAACATGGAACTACGACTCTCAGTAGAGGATTCACCTAATTCTGCAGGGGTTGCCATAGATTCTATCCGTTGCTGTAAATTGGCTCTGAATGCCGGACTGGGTGGAGTTCTGTATCCCCCTTCTTCCTACTTTTGCAAACATCCACCACGTCAGTGTACCGATGAAGAAGCTCACAGAAGGGTTGAAGAGTTTATAAAAGAATACAGTGTCCAGCCGGTGGAATCAATTAAAGCGTGATTTCATAACTTATGGCCGGAAATACTCTTACTTTCGGCCATAATTAACGCAATAGGGTTTTAATAAAAGTAAATAAGAGTTTCACAAAACCTGTTCTTTTTCATAATTAAAGATCATTAAGAATTTCTAAGAAATTGTCTTTATTTATTATGTCTCGTAAAATTATGGGTTCCTGAGGTGAACTGGCTGGAAAAACCGCAAGAAAGGGTATGCTTCTTGAACCAAGATGGTGCAAAAGTTCTTCAGCACGTGGGTTTGATCTTGTAATATCCGCACTTAAAAGTACCACATTCTTTTCCCTGAAAAGCTGTTTTACCTCCTCTGTTTCAAATACCATTATTTTATTGAGTCTGCAGTTCATACACCAGTCTGCCGTAAAATTAACTATTACGTTTTTGTTAGACTCATGGGCTTCAATTAACCTTGATGGTGTGAAATCTACCCATTGCTCACCAATCAATTCATCCAATGATACAGTGGTATAGGGTTGGGGGGTATCTGGGGTGTCGGATACACCCATCGATTTAAATGAAATATTGATTCCGAGTATAATTATAAGTAAACTGAAAGCTGCCGTTTTAGCCTTTCTGCTTGCGCTTGCACTAAATGGAGCAAATCTCCTGTATATAAGTACCGAAAACGCAAGTACAGTGCATAAAATAACAACGCTTATAATCATTTCAGAAGGTAAGGTTGTCATAAGGTAAATGGCAAAGCCAAGCAGGAAAAAGCCCATAAGATGTTTAAAATCCTGCATCCATCTTCCGGGCTTTGGTAATATTTTTACCAAAGACTTAATAGAAGAAAGAAGTATGTAGGGAAGAGCCATTCCTACACCTATTGTAAGAAAAATTAAGAATATAAGCAGTGTTGGTTGAAGCAGTGCCCACGCCAGAACAGCTCCAAGAAAAGGACCACCGCATGGGGTGGCAAGCACAGTGGCCATCATACCCTTAAAAAAATCACTACTTTTGCCGCCACCCTGCCCTAAATTGGTTATCGAAGGAGGCAGTAAAATCGTGTAAAGGTCAAACATACCCAGCGCAAAAAGAAAAACAAAAGCTATAATAACGGCAACTATCTTTGGATTCTGAAATTGCTCTCCCCAGGAAAAGCCGGCAAAAGAAGCAAGTGAGGCAAGTAACAAAAAGACGAAAATAATTCCAGCTGAAAATGATATGCTTCGCTTTATGGTTTCTTTGCGATTTTCACTTGCACCCTGTGATAGCGAGAGCGCTTTCATACCGAGAAGAGGAAATACACACGGGGTTATATTCAGCGCTATCCCCGCAAGAAAAGAGAATAACAGTGCGATGATAAGATTAAAATCTCTTCTGTTTTCAACTGGAGTGTATGACCATTCATGAGGGGGGGCTGTTTCTGTTTCAACAGCATCATTTTCGACAAAAGCATCTAATCCTTCAAGAGAAAGAGATAGTTGTGTCTGACCTGGTGATGGTTGAATAGCTGCTTGTTGGTCCGCTGTTTTAAAATCCATCGTAACAGCTTCTTTATATCGGGAGATACTTGAAGGGGTATTTGAAAACCGCTCAGGGCTACTGTGCTGTTTAACACCAAAATTAAACTTGGCGGTACCTTTTACCGGGACACAGGCCTTATCGCAAATAAGGGCATCTATGGTAACTGAACCTTCAATCATTCCCAGAAAATCGGGCTCTATAACTCCTTTTAGAAAAAAGAATGCAGTGTTTTCGTATGCCCAGACCCAATCTCCAACGGGTGGATGAAACTTTTCCGGCTTATCACTTTTTACTTCGACCCAGTGTATTCCTTCACTTTGACTAACAGAAAATTCCAGAGGTCTGCCGATTCCAGGACCTAAGGGATTTGCATATAGATAGTGATTTGGTGGGATAGAGACTTTAACTGAAACAATAGCGGTATCTAAGCTACTGTAGTGAGCTCTGTCCGGGGATATCGATACTTCTATTTGCTCCCCCGTAGCGTAAAAGGAGACATTTAGAAGCAAAAGCAGTGTGGTAACAAACAGTGATTTAAGATACATCGAATCTACTCTCGTTTTCATGATTCAAAAATCTTTAAGAGGTCTGAGGTCTGTTTTACCTCAATTTTTTTGTATAGAGCTGAAAACAAACTTCGTACTGGAATATATAAAAATTTTTACCCTTTTGGGGATGGTATGGTGCTAAAAATACAAAAATCATATTTGAGGCAAATCAGTGTGATGTAAGTGTGCAAAAATCTAAGATCTTTGGTTTGTGTTTAGTGCTAAAGGTGGAAAAAACGTCAAAATCTTCGGTATTTATACGAATCGGCCTATTAAATATATATATTATGCTATTACTGTAAATTATCTGGTACTAAATTTTTGGCCCATGGTTCATAGAAAGGACCGATAGACTATGAAATATGGTTATTTTGACGATGCAGCACGAGAGTATATAATTACTAATCCAAAGACACCGGTAAAATGGATAAATTATATCGGTACCCTCTCTTTTGGTGGGTTTGTAGACCATACTGGTGGGGCGTTGATCTGCAAAGGAGATCCTTCGCTTAACAGGATCACCAAATACATTCAGCAGATGCCAGCATCTGAATTCAAGGGAGAAACTCTTTATATAAGAATCAAAAAGGGTAACAGCTATAAAGTTTTTTCTCCTTTCTTTGTGCCTACGCTCGATGATTATGACAAATACGAGTGCCATGTGGGAATGGGATACAGTCGTATAGTATCAGAGTACTATGGGATTAGAACCGAGTGCACAGTTTTTGTTCCGCTTGATGGGGAAGTTGAAATCAGAGATATCCGTATTACAAATATTTCTGATACCCCTCAGGAGATTGATCTTATTCCCGTAGTAGAATATACTCATTTCGATGCCGTAAAACAGCTTACCAATGCTGACTGGGTACCTCAAACCATGCAGTCACGGTGCTTCTCTAATGCCGATAACCAGCGTGTTTTGATTCAATATGCTTTTATGAACAGAGACAGACAAATTAATTACTTCACCTCTGATACTGCGGCTTCGT
This region of Chitinispirillales bacterium ANBcel5 genomic DNA includes:
- a CDS encoding transglycosylase SLT domain-containing protein, with protein sequence MKAKIGFITILLLSLSVFSAFLPEPVSWSGISHIREGRFEQALEEAKKDSLVADSSFHFFKKGILYANMNNFEKALEHLEFVVSQDGDLVPLAHELIATIKAEKGDVESALTSYGAVLSYSLPERFRFQVFEQVHKLVSQDSLKSDESWFRDYKAWASEYEKVDAEKFRNRYLSLADKEKWEELNTLINSSLPNLSNREVCRLIADLFVGEGSINSELSTELIFSLAQRAHRCQSHATADRLLSDARKRSDFTDVVSGSQALRLEADIAYSRAQYQRSADLYSQYDRRFGNKSEIIMQIARSHRRLGDHQTANRWYDRHLELYPASASSGEILWLRAWQSEEANDFAKAASYYRRIISRSSGRRVHESHIRLALTHYRVGEYESALSVLRTFQRQFPSSTMRWAAMFWQGKNLLALDLDEEASKVFRDLIRLDPADYYAHRARQILDEQGEVVSDLTFHPAADFEDVRTWLDKISPSGKKTLSREDSTNLRLGAMLIMMGRAEDAVHFLREMEVNYHRNLSLQFELATMFSMGGAEAQAFSVARRLAWRIPVEHREKLPVAVYNIMYPAFFSDRIVEYSEYFDVDPLLVSAVMRQESIFDYQIVSPAGAIGLMQIMPATGELIAGNLEEEFEVDYLYNPDLNIRFGTYYIRKRLNDFDNSIPLMLASYNAGPNNARRWKNRSGDSEYDLFIEDIGFTETRNYIKKVLGNYWTYQQLVQAPEYLYSGFITE
- a CDS encoding inositol-3-phosphate synthase; translation: MERIKVAVVGVGNCVSSLLQGIEYYRQKSAEEAIGLMHWDIGGYTPDSIEVVAAFDIDKRKVGLDINDAIFAKPNCTTVFCPDMPKTGVKVQMGAVLDGYSQHMKNYDENDTFVLSDSPQKDCDAVVKSLKDSGAEIMLNYLPVGSEEATRFYAQCALDAKVAFVNNIPVFIASDPVWAKKFEQHNLPLIGDDIKAQLGATITHRTLTDLFKKRGVKLERTYQLNTGGNTDFLNMLNKNRLKSKKKSKTEAVQAVTAQRLEDRDIHVGPSDYVPWQNDQKICFIRMEGKLFGDVPMNMELRLSVEDSPNSAGVAIDSIRCCKLALNAGLGGVLYPPSSYFCKHPPRQCTDEEAHRRVEEFIKEYSVQPVESIKA
- a CDS encoding thioredoxin family protein, which produces MKTRVDSMYLKSLFVTTLLLLLNVSFYATGEQIEVSISPDRAHYSSLDTAIVSVKVSIPPNHYLYANPLGPGIGRPLEFSVSQSEGIHWVEVKSDKPEKFHPPVGDWVWAYENTAFFFLKGVIEPDFLGMIEGSVTIDALICDKACVPVKGTAKFNFGVKQHSSPERFSNTPSSISRYKEAVTMDFKTADQQAAIQPSPGQTQLSLSLEGLDAFVENDAVETETAPPHEWSYTPVENRRDFNLIIALLFSFLAGIALNITPCVFPLLGMKALSLSQGASENRKETIKRSISFSAGIIFVFLLLASLASFAGFSWGEQFQNPKIVAVIIAFVFLFALGMFDLYTILLPPSITNLGQGGGKSSDFFKGMMATVLATPCGGPFLGAVLAWALLQPTLLIFLIFLTIGVGMALPYILLSSIKSLVKILPKPGRWMQDFKHLMGFFLLGFAIYLMTTLPSEMIISVVILCTVLAFSVLIYRRFAPFSASASRKAKTAAFSLLIIILGINISFKSMGVSDTPDTPQPYTTVSLDELIGEQWVDFTPSRLIEAHESNKNVIVNFTADWCMNCRLNKIMVFETEEVKQLFREKNVVLLSADITRSNPRAEELLHHLGSRSIPFLAVFPASSPQEPIILRDIINKDNFLEILNDL
- a CDS encoding two-component regulator propeller domain-containing protein; the protein is MLKRLIPVLALSAIFSVQGDEVVADSISYETPVEWQIFSAPLPVNTFALQGQTLWYATDEEVVAQPLRQQRVQNYTQLGSVTGVGVTSIVTDASGNVWFGSPEGVAVRRGNSFSSYTEEDGLPGNNVLSVAAAPNGGVWVGTESGAALYSNGSWQAFTTEDGLAGDKVQALVVDSKGTVWFGTNRGISEYNGTSWTTHDMRSGLSWNDTKALGYDERRGVVWAAVGERDVNSFDGNEWRVFMGIEPDITSIMVDTSGRVWFGTRTGLLRFNGEIWVDDIARLGPPVAQVFGMHMDQSGNLWFAMESGVLRYSNPYR